One Cololabis saira isolate AMF1-May2022 chromosome 12, fColSai1.1, whole genome shotgun sequence DNA window includes the following coding sequences:
- the LOC133457120 gene encoding CTTNBP2 N-terminal-like protein isoform X2, whose amino-acid sequence MTHCKRMQDRMMGQLAAAESRHKRMIADLEEEKHRYAKDSARRADFALMVQTERDKLLQQLEEERTVVQRLEKEQAQVVSKVEESLSHQQQLSSTLTLELQKASSQAQEEAQKVSQLHTLLQEETSALEKLRAVHEYEKSRAAQLEARSAKQLADFEAEREQMRARLKEEEERRSELEKQMEELRRRLAEPKRCEEEVKEAVTDGKESPSKTVMLSVSVQTEQDGKIMVTPKSTVPPKVNGLHSQRDSREMDPSQEGRGAENGVENGAGTLLHSPLHPLPHPHPQSPSSTASSSLSSSPISSPVLAKRLGSPGFHQSCYQAGVNQRFQAARHKFQSQAELEQQQHGGPLSPRDLSPTTSSTPPPPEHSTAKQLARNTVTQVLSRFTSQQAGVKLAPISSSPFGTDYRNLAASPPGGRSPSSGPLSPGVRSPLTPRSEKTHPPPIPPKRPGMSPTPGSPSHSARTTHFPELTGSCGHSSGGQEGAKESDLLFSSSSS is encoded by the exons ATGACTCACTGCAAGAGGATGCAGGACAGAATGATGGGACAGTTGGCTGCTGCTGAGAGCAGACACAAAAGG ATGATAGCCGATCTGGAGGAGGAAAAACACCGGTATGCCAAAGACTCTGCACGGCGTGCTGATTTTGCCTTGATGGTGCAGACGGAACGAGACAAACTGCTGCAACAG TTGGAGGAGGAGCGCACAGTGGTGCAGAGGTTAGAGAAGGAACAGGCACAAGTGGTAAGCAAGGTGGAGGAGTCGTTGTCCCATCAGCAGCAGCTCTCCTCAACTCTGACACTGGAACTCCAGAAGGCCAGTAGCCAGGCTCAGGAGGAGGCCCAGAAGGTCTCCCAACTTCACACGCTGCTGCAAGAAGAGACGAGCGCCCTGGAGAAGCTCAGGGCGGTCCATGAGTACGAGAAGAGCAGGGCAGCGCAGCTGGAAGCCAGATCTGCGAAGCAACTGGCTGACTTTGAGGCAGAACGAGAGCAGATGAGAGCAAGGctcaaagaggaggaggaaagacgCAGTGAGCTGGAGAAACAGATGGAAGAACTGAGGAGGAGGTTGGCTGAACCGAAACGATGTGAGGAAGAGGTAAAAGAGGCTGTAACCGATGGGAAAGAGTCACCGTCCAAGACGGTgatgctctctgtctctgttcagACAGAGCAGGATGGAAAGATCATGGTTACTCCCAAGTCCACCGTACCGCCGAAGGTCAATGGTCTTCACTCTCAGAGAGACTCTAGAGAGATGGACCCATCACAGGAAGGGAGGGGGGCAGAAAATGGGGTGGAAAATGGAGCTGGGACACTATTACATTCCCCACTTCACCCTCTTCCTCACCCACATCCTCAGTCTCCCTCCAGCACTGCTTCATCTTCCCTCTCCTCGTCGCCAATTTCCTCCCCAGTTCTGGCGAAGCGTCTGGGCAGCCCGGGATTCCATCAGTCCTGCTACCAAGCCGGAGTCAACCAGCGATTCCAGGCTGCCCGGCACAAGTTCCAGAGTCAGGCCGAACTGGAacagcagcagcacggcggCCCCCTTTCTCCCAGAGACCTGTCtcccaccacctcctccaccccgcCTCCACCAGAACACAGCACGGCCAAGCAGCTGGCCCGCAACACCGTCACTCAGGTGTTGTCCCGCTTCACCAGTCAGCAGGCCGGGGTCAAGCTGGCACCGATCAGCAGCTCTCCGTTCGGGACGGACTACCGCAATCTGGCGGCCTCGCCTCCGGGTGGGAGGTCGCCTTCTTCGGGGCCGTTATCTCCGggcgtccgctcccctctcacCCCTCGCTCGGAGAAGACCCATCCTCCTCCAATTCCACCCAAGAGGCCGGGCATGAGTCCGACTCCAGGCTCGCCGAGTCACTCTGCTCGGACCACCCACTTCCCGGAGCTGACGGGGAGCTGCGGACACAGCAGCGGTGGGCAGGAGGGAGCAAAAGAATCAGACCTGCTTTTCTCCTCAAGCAGCTCATGA
- the LOC133457120 gene encoding CTTNBP2 N-terminal-like protein isoform X1 has translation MKEEKMNVEALSRAELLTLLSILEGELEAQDVVIHALRAQHRDAFVQERYGQYDLSDPFLALQRDNEATERQHTVTQPHTHLQGRAAGPNPLAVLKLVMTHCKRMQDRMMGQLAAAESRHKRMIADLEEEKHRYAKDSARRADFALMVQTERDKLLQQLEEERTVVQRLEKEQAQVVSKVEESLSHQQQLSSTLTLELQKASSQAQEEAQKVSQLHTLLQEETSALEKLRAVHEYEKSRAAQLEARSAKQLADFEAEREQMRARLKEEEERRSELEKQMEELRRRLAEPKRCEEEVKEAVTDGKESPSKTVMLSVSVQTEQDGKIMVTPKSTVPPKVNGLHSQRDSREMDPSQEGRGAENGVENGAGTLLHSPLHPLPHPHPQSPSSTASSSLSSSPISSPVLAKRLGSPGFHQSCYQAGVNQRFQAARHKFQSQAELEQQQHGGPLSPRDLSPTTSSTPPPPEHSTAKQLARNTVTQVLSRFTSQQAGVKLAPISSSPFGTDYRNLAASPPGGRSPSSGPLSPGVRSPLTPRSEKTHPPPIPPKRPGMSPTPGSPSHSARTTHFPELTGSCGHSSGGQEGAKESDLLFSSSSS, from the exons GCACAGCACAGAGATGCTTTTGTCCAGGAGCGCTATGGACAGTATGATCTCAGTGATCCATTCCTGGCCCTGCAACGGGACAATGAAGCCACAGAGCGCCAGCACACAGTCACTCAACCTCACACACATCTGCAGGGACGAGCAGCAGGCCCAAACCCTCTGGCTGTACTTAAACTGGTCATGACTCACTGCAAGAGGATGCAGGACAGAATGATGGGACAGTTGGCTGCTGCTGAGAGCAGACACAAAAGG ATGATAGCCGATCTGGAGGAGGAAAAACACCGGTATGCCAAAGACTCTGCACGGCGTGCTGATTTTGCCTTGATGGTGCAGACGGAACGAGACAAACTGCTGCAACAG TTGGAGGAGGAGCGCACAGTGGTGCAGAGGTTAGAGAAGGAACAGGCACAAGTGGTAAGCAAGGTGGAGGAGTCGTTGTCCCATCAGCAGCAGCTCTCCTCAACTCTGACACTGGAACTCCAGAAGGCCAGTAGCCAGGCTCAGGAGGAGGCCCAGAAGGTCTCCCAACTTCACACGCTGCTGCAAGAAGAGACGAGCGCCCTGGAGAAGCTCAGGGCGGTCCATGAGTACGAGAAGAGCAGGGCAGCGCAGCTGGAAGCCAGATCTGCGAAGCAACTGGCTGACTTTGAGGCAGAACGAGAGCAGATGAGAGCAAGGctcaaagaggaggaggaaagacgCAGTGAGCTGGAGAAACAGATGGAAGAACTGAGGAGGAGGTTGGCTGAACCGAAACGATGTGAGGAAGAGGTAAAAGAGGCTGTAACCGATGGGAAAGAGTCACCGTCCAAGACGGTgatgctctctgtctctgttcagACAGAGCAGGATGGAAAGATCATGGTTACTCCCAAGTCCACCGTACCGCCGAAGGTCAATGGTCTTCACTCTCAGAGAGACTCTAGAGAGATGGACCCATCACAGGAAGGGAGGGGGGCAGAAAATGGGGTGGAAAATGGAGCTGGGACACTATTACATTCCCCACTTCACCCTCTTCCTCACCCACATCCTCAGTCTCCCTCCAGCACTGCTTCATCTTCCCTCTCCTCGTCGCCAATTTCCTCCCCAGTTCTGGCGAAGCGTCTGGGCAGCCCGGGATTCCATCAGTCCTGCTACCAAGCCGGAGTCAACCAGCGATTCCAGGCTGCCCGGCACAAGTTCCAGAGTCAGGCCGAACTGGAacagcagcagcacggcggCCCCCTTTCTCCCAGAGACCTGTCtcccaccacctcctccaccccgcCTCCACCAGAACACAGCACGGCCAAGCAGCTGGCCCGCAACACCGTCACTCAGGTGTTGTCCCGCTTCACCAGTCAGCAGGCCGGGGTCAAGCTGGCACCGATCAGCAGCTCTCCGTTCGGGACGGACTACCGCAATCTGGCGGCCTCGCCTCCGGGTGGGAGGTCGCCTTCTTCGGGGCCGTTATCTCCGggcgtccgctcccctctcacCCCTCGCTCGGAGAAGACCCATCCTCCTCCAATTCCACCCAAGAGGCCGGGCATGAGTCCGACTCCAGGCTCGCCGAGTCACTCTGCTCGGACCACCCACTTCCCGGAGCTGACGGGGAGCTGCGGACACAGCAGCGGTGGGCAGGAGGGAGCAAAAGAATCAGACCTGCTTTTCTCCTCAAGCAGCTCATGA